TAAGTTTTTACCTCAGAAACATTTTCTCCACCATTCCAACCACCCATCTTTTCAGAAGTGTATGTTAAGTCTCCGTATTGTGCGGTGAACATCAGAGAGTATATGAGATCGCCATGATCAATGGTTATCTTCGTCAAGTGATAAGTTGGCTCAAGTTTGAAAGACCAATTATTTTGCGGACCTGCAGGAAGAGTTTTTCCCCATGTTCCGATCTTCAAGATTTGTCTCAAATAGACACCAATGCCATCAATATAATAGCCAGCAAGGCCGTAAAACCCGACTAACGAGCCATTCTCCCAAGGTAAGGAGAACTCAGAACTGGTTGCTCCACCAAAAGGTCCATGGGTGGTCTTGTTCGTTACAAAAGACAGTGAAGAAATTATTGTATACGGAGCTTTAGTACCAACGCTTCCTTTAATTCCAACTATTTCCTCGTCCGAGTCAAGCGTCACCTGTGCCAACAAGAAGGTATATTATTACGTTTCTTAAAGCGCGTTGATTAAGTTAAGATATATGGTTCACCTCCGAAACTGTTTGTCCACCATTCCAACCACCAAATTTGTTAGAAGTGTTCACTACACCTCCAGCAGCTTCAGTGGTGAACATGAGAGAGTATATCACATCATCACCATGATCAATGGTTATCTTTTTCAGCCTCTGGCCTTGATCAAGTTCAAAAGACCACTCATTCTGAGGATCTCCCCTTTGTCTTCCCCAAAGTCCTACCGGAATAAATCCCGTTCTTTTCTTGATGTTCACGTTTTGTAGTACTCCTGCCATACTGTATTGtatcaaagagagagagagattcaGAACTTaacataaatataacatgaatTTGGCTAAATAGTCATACCTTTTCAGCCCTTCTTTTGATCTGTGTCTTGATGTGGAAGAAGCTGGCATAAGGTCCCGTGCATTTATATGCAAACACTGGTACCTACCATCTAGTAAATTATCCACAGAGGATGTATTACTTACTCCCCCCTTGTCTGCTTCTAATTAAAAAAAGGTCTTTTAGCTCACATGTTCAATGCCATTACCTTTTTATATATATCGTGTTACTACAAATCTGAATTCAAAATCTTATAATTAATATACATGGGGGGCACCAAATGGAACACGCTAAAAGATGCTTTTATGAATTCGATAAATAGATTAATAGTTAATAGTAATTCAACGTGCATCAAACAAACGGTATATATATTATGGCAGATCGGATTTGGATTTGCTAAAATGCATGATCAATATCACTGTTGATGCACATCTGTGTTTGAGTATATTACAAGTTATCATTTTGTTCCTGAAGAATTTGACAATAAACACTAATTAAGTAGGTTTAacactttaacttataaactacaaaaataattaaaaaaactacGAGAATCGGTTTCAAACTGGTTTCCTCCAAAACGAATTTAACTTCTAGAATCTTAAAGCGGTATAAAGAGGCGGATCTTGTCCTGTGGCAGCCTCACTGGGGCAGCAATAATATATAGTATATGTAATTTGCTTTAATCTCTTCATTGGGGCATCCGTGGCATATCGTGTATATATAATTTGCTTTAACACTGAAACCCGCATCAATGGTGTATCACTTTGGGCGATGATGTGACTGTTGGACATCCGAATTgaaggtccggctaggaggatctagtcgcctaatccttgtttACAAACcaccccggttgtgcggaatccaaccgagatagcaaaccgagatagaacacgcaaataaacaacacacaatattcaccgattaacacctctgtattaatacgtatgaaaggtcagttacaaagcaatgtttacaaatgtattttgcaaactctctatgttctctcgtgtgtgtgtgtttttgctCTCTGTGTTCTCTATGTTCCACCCTTGTCTTCTGTCTTGAGACTGTCTATTTATAGACACAGCACCACGAAACGGAATGGACTTGACGAATCACAACCTGGCTTGACGAAACAACAAGGCGAGTGACGAAACAGTGACGAAACATGGACTTGGTCGACGAAACTGATATGTTTCGTTGACTTCCCTCATGTTTCGTCGACTATGGGCTTTGGCCCAACTGATGAGGCCCAATCTTTGATACGCTGATGTGTGATAAACCCAAGTGTTGTTTTCTTGTCTTGTTTCAGCCCAAGGACTAAATCAAGGTCCTTTATGCATCTTGGTCCATCATTGTTGATCTTGTACACGACGGAGGAAAATCGCGTCCTTGATCGAATCACGTTgcgtcgagtcgcgtccacaaacatgcatcaacaaactcccccttggacgctactcgcgagatatgcctttcatgtcttctatgtcggaggatcttcaatgtcttcacgtcttgaaagcagaaagtgtatcaacaaactccccgattcatgtaggaagtgtgttgacaaactcccccttaacataagctcccccttgagttatgcttgtGAACGACTTGATCTTTAtaacttgagatccttgtggtattgatgatggtcagcagcaactcgatcatcttcatcatttgagtgccttcacgtcgtgtcttcattccgaagctcgtcatcgaccatgttctccttgcctttaggatctgcacatgcaagaaatctaaacgcgtaatgagaacaactgcttggaatatagttagaaTAATCAAACCACACACAAATGACCATATTTctatcaaacaccgtccgacagcttgaaagtttaataaatttatcaattttaatctttaactttcaaaacttgcaaatttcgaccgtttatgaagatttagtcaattcggttttcagtcaggtttaaggtaacgaagactcgagatccaacatcgtacgatcgaaaataagatagaaataaaatctttttggattttataaagtttatattaaaacacacctaaaatctttttggtatttttgaatatttcgaaatgtaaagactgaaatcagtaaataaatatttacagacattctttttgcgagtttcgagggtaagagaatcatatcagtgtacggtcatgccaaaacgctcttgttgttcagttagttcacattaaaataagcatcctataacaattatcggtattgttgtccccataagctcaacttatcagatgtaatcctGGCGAAGGGATactttaaggtatgatttatacttaccgaccggtgttcatccacatcacgacacattcccgtatcaaggtatgcacgagggttcatcttaccggtgagtataccaattatcatctgtttgaccgtatatgatgtgagattctcacttattttgattttgaaaacaagccctatgtgatagaatcacttattgatgaggaacttgattttcatatgcatgagggcacaggagcaagtccgtgaacaggtcagtactttcgtacagcagagagacgaacttgactcccggataaatgtgatatattatcacttatttgtttggacatgtgattgttgatcacttattgaggtcgaatgaagtatgtacacgtatgtatagtgtcatggaagatctagacttgcgtccccgttatttttcggtaaaagatacaaccatgatacccagatgataagcagcataaagaccgaatatctcagaacctcggcaatctctcaaacgaaatttcggtactaagaccatatgccaatgaatggttcccacctgatcttcagtcgatttaagatttatatcaccctgcacactttaaaatgattgtgagcctaccaaTACATCTAATATAGAGcttgcttatcgtttttcatttaaggtttaaagaggtttggatagaccactgatgtactatcattttctctttttctcgccaggaaactcatttttgtttttctattgtttttgtgtttttaaatttttcgttgtttttggatttttcaaatttggatttactccccataaaatcaacaaactaagataaatttaaaacacaaaggtatttacaaaaatgattttccgatgttggttttactcttgcttgaccttaatgtcgtttaccaataataaaaagtcaaatcttgatttgtcaaatgctttggtaaaaaaggtcggcacgttggtcatcggtgtggaccttaacaacatctattagccttttatcaaagcaatcacgtatgaagtgatacttgattttgatgtgtttggtctttgaatgctgcacaggatttctagtgatctgtaaggcagcagaattatcaacgtaaataggagtagttaggaattcaaaaccgtagtcgcgtaattgttgttggatccacaggacttgggaacaacaacttgaggcagcaatgtattcagcttcacatgttgacgtagcgacgcacgtctgcttcttgcactgccatgtgactaggcgattccctaaaaactgacatccagccgttgtggatttgccgtcgattttgcatccgccaaaatcagaatcactgaaagtgATCaaatcaaagttattatccctagggtaccatagaccggtgtcagggtaacccttcaaataacgaaaaatcctttttacagctgcaagatgtgaggccttcgggttgacttgatatctggcaagcaggcacgttgggtacattatatctggtcttgatgatgtgaggtacataagagatccgatcattgcgcggtagtatgagggtctaacagcttcacccttcaagtccagagtaattccgtgattttgcggcaatggggtaccgatgggcgttgcatcagacatctggaaccggctcaagatgtcaccaacatatttagtctgatggatgaatatcccagacttagtttgttgcacttgtaggcccaagaagaaagtcatttccccatagcactcatctcgaatttctcctgcataatgcgctcgaagttcctacacaaaacatcattagtagaaccaaaaataatatcatcaacgtatacctgtaccagaagaagatctccatcttgttctttgatgaaaagagtacagtcgataagacctctgcgaaatccattctccagcagataattagataaggttgcgtaccaagctcgtggtgcttgatgatgACCATAgcgagctttgttgagcaaccaaacccgatcgggatggataggatcttcaaaacctggaggctgttcgatgtacacctcttcttctaccacaccatgtaagaatgcacttttgacgtccatctggtagaccttgaatcctttgaatgaggcataagccagaaagatccgaattgcttccagacgtgcaacaggtgcataaacttcgttgtagtcgatcccttcaatctgacgaaaaccttgaacgactaatcttgctttgtttcggataacaactccacggtcatcctttttgcatttgaacacccaacgggtaccaatcttcttgtaaccagcaggtttctctacaagTTTCCAtacaccaagcttctggaactgttgcagttcttcctgcattgcttcaacccaagagttatctttcatagcttctttccaagttcttggctcttcctgtgagacataacacgcgaaagaccaatcattttgttgcccggattctcgaatagctgcatacaggcctgcattgttgttgttccgcaacatgtttcttgtttgaatgccactttgtacatttccgatgatgttttgttgaggatgggtattgtgaatccttgtttctggattatcttgaactggaatatttatacccagattgttgaaattgagatcaacaactaaatcaatgcccggaattgacgaagaggatgatgcagtagcttcagctgttctaggggcatccactggaggagtaccctctgaagtaccatgaactgctgttgtgggagcttcttgatctgcatctagaaattcatcatcctctgaagattcgttcaattcggtagcatcgtgaaaatcctcattgtcaagagcattattgttcactgaagatggttcttgattgacaggaattggacgaaccaccggtgaaactgttgcattgtcactctcgaaaaacatccttgccgcagcattttcttcaattgcgtcaacattgatcgaattgaaaaagtcatcgtactcaaacatccaaggctgaccaggacatttgactggcaaagtgtgcctttgtactctgacttcagaccattcttcgaccctttttgtctctagattccagattcttaagttcggggtggcatacccaagaaagtatccctcaattgcttttgccccaaactttccattaggatcgataactgtgcatggagctccaaacggttcaagatacgacaaatctggtttccgtttgtgaagaagctcataacaggtcttgttgtgccttttgactataaggactcggttcaatgtataacatgcagaagccacagcttcactccagaatggaatgggcaactgcgaatctaccaacatagtcctagcagtctcgatcaatgtgtggttcttacgttcagcgacgccattctgttgaggagtataagctgcactaaattcatgaagaataccttttgaagtgcaaaactccgccatggcatgattttcgaattcagtaccattatcgctgcgtatccgcctaacctccaacttatacaaattctcaatctgaatgatcaagtttttgatattaccaaaggtttcactcctGTGTGCCataaacgccacccaagaaaatcttgaataatcatcagttatcacgaggcaataTTGATCGTTCCTGATACTTTTGTGCTTGAccggaccgaacaaatccatgtgcaaacgttcaagaggaactgccaccgtgttgatcttctttgtaggatgtcgcttcttcgtttgttttcctttctggcacaaaacacagacgtcttgaagatggaagtttttaagaggaacaccattcaccaattcatttgacaccaaatgattcattttgcgtaagtgaatgtgacccattcgtcggtgccaagagattgagtctttttctgtggctttggaaacgaaacatgttgcttgtgcagacgtagtgatagcttggctcatatcaaggacatacaaatcatttatgCTTGGAGtagacaagagaatccattcttttggaattttgaagtcgagtttcagcacataacatccatttgcatcaaagtgtactgaaaagaTTGtgatcaaggacatacaaatcatttatgCTTTGAGAAACGCTGacaagattgtgatcaagttgttgcacaaagttgatcttgtcaaagctgacaatcccgttggatatcattccttcacccgtaatatatccgcccttatctccagcaaaagcaacataacctcctctaatagatttgacgtcgtagagaagcttcatgtcgcctgtcatgtgcctggatgccccactatcaacaatccaatgactactgatagttcctcctggaacaccttGTACATGAACTCacttgattagttggagatggggacccaagccattgtggtcttgggtcttctattttcatcaacaacaataactTCTATTCTTTGATGATtcgtaaattgtgatggtccccctgattcagtaaccgtttttggtttccaggtctgttttgttttaccagtgttattctttaaaattttaacttcatggttatcagaagtttttgaattgtctggtttgacagaaacaggtgttttgttaaccacatcggtcttaatcgccttttcaattttcttgacctgttggcgtttctgtttcttttccctttcttttacaagacggggatcttgttttacagaaacagatcgcttgcGGTCAGTTTGGTCACAGGGATCATCAACtttgcctttttgtttatgaagatatggacaatttcgaattacatgtccaattgtaccacattcaaaacatgatcttcgttcaacaaaccctgaagcatcatgtgatcgtcttgccgatgatgatgaactttgtgatctcgaggtactaggctttgatcagtttggttcatttcttttcaacactgttgcttgtttaacaaaatctaagttagatttgttttcaaacgtttcaattttgtccgttccctttgatttcacaaagtccaccttcttgttcttcttttgaCTCTGTTTCTTTTGACCTTGAGTCGGTGACTTACCTTttggtttggtatgattttgctgctttttctctgttggtaatttctgattgccatattgttttcgaacttcggcctttggaataggaggacactgtgttacTGTAACATGTGATCCTGTCTTtaccaaaaacttacttgtcgagttttcaaagactttactgattaaagattgattaacattcttaataggaaaatctttgtcagaataaattttatcatcaccaacaagagtgtacagcaagttcacactctccgactcttttgcagatgaggactcgattgcaatagtcttagcgggttttgcaggaggatcacatagaatatgattctcaagaggtatgtcctcttctttgatttccGCATCAGACTTAGCTGCgttagtatcatcggattcatcatgagaagaatcagcatcctcaataacaactggaggatcctgattctgttcagcagaagacacacatgtatctactgatacatctgaatctgatgacacttctttcttgtatccgagtcctgTAGCAAATTCCTTAAcgtctagaggaacagatggttcaaagaaagttc
Above is a window of Helianthus annuus cultivar XRQ/B chromosome 14, HanXRQr2.0-SUNRISE, whole genome shotgun sequence DNA encoding:
- the LOC110908296 gene encoding mannose/glucose-specific lectin, whose amino-acid sequence is MAGVLQNVNIKKRTGFIPVGLWGRQRGDPQNEWSFELDQGQRLKKITIDHGDDVIYSLMFTTEAAGGVVNTSNKFGGWNGGQTVSEVTLDSDEEIVGIKGSVGTKAPYTIISSLSFVTNKTTHGPFGGATSSEFSLPWENGSLVGFYGLAGYYIDGIGVYLRQILKIGTWGKTLPAGPQNNWSFKLEPTYHLTKITIDHGDLIYSLMFTAQYGDLTYTSEKMGGWNGGENVSEITFEGDEEINGISGTVALSRGTYAGLTVVSSISFMTNKKTHGPFGDVRGTPFTVPWNAGSFAGFYGLAGYYIDSIGVYLKATNY